The following nucleotide sequence is from Streptomyces leeuwenhoekii.
GCCCGGTGGGCGACCGTGTCGTCCAGGGCGCGCCGGGCCGCCTCCAGGGCGGCCTCCAGTTCGGCCTCCTGTTCGCGGATGCGGGCGGCCTCGCGCTCCAGGTCCTCCGGGTCCCGGCCGGGCCGCTCCTCCACCGGCGCCGACGTGGCGCTCTGCACGCGCGCGTCGGCCAGCGAGACGGTGCCGCGCACCCGCTCCGCGAGCTGGGACAGCTCGTACCAGGTCTGCTGGGCGCGCTGGAGGCGCGGGGTGAGGCGGCGCACCTCCTCCTCCAGCCGGGCCTCGCGCTGGAGAGCCCGGTCGAGCTCCCGCGCGGCGGCCTCCCTGCGTTCCTTCAGCGCCGCCTCGTCGGCGATCTCGGCCTGGAGCGCCTCGCGCAGCCGTACGAGGTCGTCGGCGAGCAGGCGGAGCCGGGCATCGCGCAGGTCGGCCTGGATGACGGCGGCCCTGCGCGCCACCGCCGCCTGGCGGCCCAGCGGCTTGAGCTGCCTGCGCAGCTCGTCCGTGAGGTCCTGCACGCGCGCGAGGTTGGCCTGCATCGCGTCCAGCTTCCGCAGCGCCTTCTCCTTGCGCTTGCGGTGCTTGAGGACACCGGCGGCCTCCTCGATGAAGGCGCGGCGGCCCATCGGGTCGGCGTGCAGGACGGAGTCGAGCTGGCCCTGGCCGACGATGACGTGCATCTCCCGGCCGATACCGGAGTCGGACAGCAGTTCCTGGATGTCCAGCAGACGGCAGGTGTCACCGTTGATCTGGTACTCGCTGCCGCCGTTGCGGAACATCGTCCGCGTGATGGTGACCTCGGCGTACTCGATGGGCAGGGCCCCGTCGGAGTTGTCGATGGTCAGGGAGACCTCGGCGCGGCCCAGGGGCGGGCGGCCCGTGGTGCCGGCGAAGATGACGTCCTCCATCTTGCCGCCGCGCAGCGACTTGGCACCCTGTTCGCCCATGACCCAGCTCAGCGCGTCCACGACATTGGACTTGCCCGAGCCGTTCGGTCCGACCACGCAGGTGATCCCCGGTTCGAACCGGAGCGTGGTCGCCGAGGCGAACGACTTGAACCCGCGCAGGGTCAGGGCCTTCAGGTGCACGCCGGTGGACTCTACCTTCCGGGGGTGTCCCGCTCCATGAACCGGCGTCCTCCCGCGGTTTCACCGATCAACGCGCAGGGCACACCAGACGTTAAGACACTGAAAGGATGCGCGGGGAAGAGAAGGCGGCGTAGGGGGAAAGAAAAAGGGACGCCGGAGGCGTCCCTTGCAACTCTGAGAACTGAGCGGGTGTACGGGCAGCCCGACCACTGCTGGTGTCGTGGAGCGATGCAGTGATCAGGTCAGCGCAGGCTCCGCCTGGTGTGCGTCAACGCTCTCCATGATCCTGTCGTGAGAAGCGGCAGCCGCCAGCGCGTCGTTCTCCGCCTGGATCCGTACGAGTTCGGATTCCAGGTCCTGGACGCGCTGCTGGAGCCGTCGCATCTCGGCGAGGAGTCGAGGGTCGGAGCCGCCGACGTAACCGAGAAGCGCCTTTGCCATGATGGATGGTCCTCCACAATGAGTGACCGACCGAAGCGGTGTGGGTCGTGAGGGTTCCGCACCCGCAGTGCTTGGCAGGGCCTGGAATTGTGCTGCCGTTCAGCCATGCCAAACAGCTAAGGTGCGCGGGCTTTCAGCGTCTCACCAAAAAGTTTGACGGTCAACACGATCACACCCTGTAGGGGCGGGCGACCCGGGGCGCGCGGCCGGAACCGGCGGCGCTGCGACTTCTGCGGGGCCCTCAGGGCGTGGCGATCATCCTGTCGTGGGCGACTCCCCGGGGCAACCCCTTGTCCGCAATCACCTGCTCGTTTTCCGTCCGGCACCCGCGGCGGGCGGCCCGGCGGACCGCCGGGCGGGCCGCCGCGGGCGCGGGATCACCGGACGGCGAAGCCGTCGTAGCCGCCGCGAGGTGTGTCCCAGATCTCTGTCACCCCGTCCACGCGGCCGGGCGTGTCGTCGCCGCGGAGCCACTCCAGAAGGGCGTCACAGCGGTCCTGCGGACCCTCCGCGACCACCTGGACCCGCCCGTCGTCCAGATTGAGAGCAAAACCACTCAGACTTCCGAGTTCCAGGGCCCTCGCCCGCGTGAACCAGCGAAAACCCACACCTTGGACGCGTCCGCGCACCCAGGCGACCATCCGTACTTCCTCGCTCATGGGTGCAACCTAACCGGGCAATGTCTCTCCGGACACGTCGTCCCCTCCCAGCATGCGGTACCGTCCCGACGCAATGCATCTCATATGAAACTCACTCGATCGTGTGAGTTCGGTGTGGATCGCGAGGACGAGTCGACCGCAAGGACAAGGGAAGGCCAGGACATGGGACGCCACCGACGCTCCGCCGCCGGCCGCGCCGCCACGGGCCGCGCCACGACGGCCGGGCACACCGACGGTTCCACCCCCGGGGAGCGCCCCCCGCTGGACTCTCCCGCGGCCGGGCGCCCCACGATGGGGACGCCGCCCGTCGCGGACCCCGGGGCGTACGCCGAGGTCCGCGCGAAGAGCGACGCGTACCTGTTCGGGACGGACGAGGCGCCGGAGGGCGCACCGGCCGCCGCCGGTCCCGTGCCCCCTCCGGCCGGGCCCGCCGACGGTTTCACGCCCGGACCCGGCCCGCGGAGCGCGGGGTCCCGGCGGCGCCGGAAGAAGAAGGCCGTGACGCCGGTCCGCACGGGCCTGCTCGGCGTCTCCGCCGCCGTCGCCATCGGCGCGATCGCCGTCACCACGGGTGCGGTGCCCGGACTGGACAACTACCGGCTCGGCAGCGGCTCCGGCGGCGACCGGGTGCAGTCCGCCGACATACCGTCCAACACCCCCGCCGAGCAGGGCGGCACCTCGGGCAGCGCCGAGAGCGAGGAGTCCACGACCCCCGGCCCCGGCACGGCAGGCTCCGGCACCCCCTCCTCGCCCTCCTCGCCCTCCTCGCCCTCTTCCCCCTCTTCCCCCGCCGCGTCCCCGTCGACGTCGTCGGCGGCGCCGTCCAAGACGCCCTCGAAGTCCGGTACGCCGTCGGAGTCCGCCGAGCCGGAGGAGTCACGGACCTCCGCGCGGGTGACGAAGCCGACGCCCTCCACCGAGCCGACGCGCACGGCCGGCGGGCAGGTGAACCCCGCACCCACCCGCACGGCCACGCGGGAGCCGGAGAAGTCCGGCGCACCCGTGACGGTGTCCCGGGAGGCCGCCGCCGAGGCCGAGGTGCTCCGGCTCGTCAACGTGGAGCGGGCCCAGGCGGGGTGCAGCCCGGTCGCGGCCAACAGCGCCCTCGCCGACCTGGCCGGGGACTTCAGCGACGCCATGGCCGAGCAGGGCTTCTTCGACCACACCGACCCCAGCGGCGCGACCCCGTGGGACCGGGCCGAGAAGGCCGGGATAAGCAACCTCGGCGGGGAGAACATAGCCCGCGGCCAGGCCGACGCCCAGGCCGTCATGGACGCCTGGATGAACAGCCCCGGTCACCGCGCCAACATCCTGAACTGCGACTTCAAGACGCTGGGAGTCGGCGTGCACTTCGGGTCGGGCGGCCCGTGGTGGACGCAGAACTTCGGCTACTGAGATAACCGCAGGTCACAGGCTCAGTTCTGCCCCAGGGCCGTCTCCGGGCCGTCTCCCGCAGGTTCCTCGTCCTGGAAGACACGATCCACGGCGGCCCGAGTCCGAGTCTCACTGGACGGCATCAGGTGCGTGTACGTCCGCAGCGTGAAGCCGGGGTCATGGTGGCCCAGGTACTCGCTGAGAGCCTTGATGCTCTCGCCTGCGTCCAGGAGCACCGAGGCGTAGAAGTGCCGCAGCGCATGCATGCCGTTGTGCCGCCCTGTCTCCACACCCGCAGCCCGAAGCGCCGGCCGCCACACACGATCGTTGAAGCGGTTTCGGTCGAGCGCCAGGCCCATGGAGCCGGTGAAGATGAGCGACGCCGTGACCGGAGGGCCGTCGAGCGTCTTCCACGGCAAGGTGACCTTGACCGCCGGGTGACGCTTCAGGTGCGCCGCCAGCGCGAAGGCCACCGACTCGGGCAGAGGTACGTCACGTTCCTTGCCGCCCTTGGGCGGAGCGAACACCGGCCGGTGACGTTGCAGCAGCTTGACCTGTCGAACCACGTGCATCACTCCCCCGAGGAAGTCCACGTCCTCCACGGCCAGGCCGAAGGCTTCGCCCTGTCGCAAGCCGCATCCGGCGGCAACGTTCACGAGAGCCTGGTAGCTCTCCGGTAAGGCCGCTCGAACCGCCATCACTCGTTCGGCAGGCCAGGGCTTGACCTTGCGAGGCTCAAGTCGAGGGGCCCGCACGGACCGGGCATTACACGGGTTCGTGCGGATGATCCTGTCCTCCACCGCAGCCGTGAAGACCGTGGAGACGTGCGCGAAGATCCCGCGCCGGTATCCGGCCGACAGCCCACGGTCCTCCAGGGCGCGCAACCACAACCGGAGATGGGACGGCGTGAAGGAGCCCATCGGCCGCGTACCCAGGTGAGGGATCGCGTGGAGCCGCAACCGACTCTCAACGGACTCCCGTGTCAGAGGGTCCGTGATCTGCGTGGTCATCCACTCCGTGGCGTACTGCTCGAACGTGACCTTGCCAGCGTCGGGACTGACGTAGTCGCCACGCGACATGTCCGCCTCGATGTTGGCGAGCCACTGTTCCGCCTTGCGCTTCTGCTTGTCCGGGAAGCTCTTGGACTTCTCGGAGCCGTCCGGCCCGATGTACCGGGCGCGGTAGCGCAGGCCGACGCCGAAGCGGTCGGTCTTGACCCTCACAGGTTTGCCGCCCGGCCCCGGCTCGGTCTTGTACCAGCGGTCCTGGATGTGTCCGGCCATCAGGCAGCCCCTTCCATCAAAGCCTCGACCCAGGCGCGGACGTCTTCAGGGTCGAAGCGAAGATGCCGGCCGACGCGGAAGCCGCGGGGGCCGGTGCCCTTGCGCCGCCACTGATAGACGGTCTCGACCGGCACACCGAGCAGGTCGGCAACGTCAATCGGGGTCAGGAAGCGGGACGGCAGTGGGCGCTTCATGCGCACACCTCCCAGTCATCCAGGCCCGCCAGGGCTTCACGTGCTGTCTCGCGGTTGAACCGGATCTCCCGGGCAATCGAGGCTGCCAGCCAGGATTCGCCGGGGGTGTGGCCCTGTCCCGCGTAGGTCCAATGGGCGAGCACGAGCGTGGAGCCCTCCGAGTCGTCGAGGTCTTCGGGGAGCCCGCGTTCGCGGCGCTCCTGGCGGGCGCGGTAGTCGGCGCGGACCTGGCGCAGGGCACCGAGGGTGGTGGAGTAGCGGCGGGACTTGGTGGAGAAGTGGCCGCGGAAGCCGAGCATGTGGGCCCAGCGGGCCAGCAGCCGTTCGGGGTAGGCGTCGTTCAGGTCCCAGCAGGCTTCGATCAGGTGCCGGGTGTGGGCGGGCAGTGCCAGTTTGTCCAGCTCGGACAGCTCCCCGATCCGGCGGTCGACGGTGCCGGTAGTCTCGGCAGCTTTGGTGGCGTACTTGGCGACGTAGGAGGCCACGGCCTGTTCGGTCAGTTCCTCCTGTCCCAGGGCGCCGATTGGCTGCACGTCGACCTGCGAGCCCCAGCACAGCACGCGGGCCGGTTGGCCGCCGGATGCGGGTACCGGCACGGAGACCCGAGCAGCCGCCGCCTTGATGGCGTCGTCCAGGAGAGCGACCGTGGCCCACGCCGGCGGGGCGGTGTCCGGGCCGTCCGGGCCGTCGAGCCGCACCACGGCGTGGAAGTGCACCGAGCCGCGTTTCTGGAACTCGGCGACCTTACCGAAAGCGACCCGGCACACCTCCCGCATGGCAGTCTGAGTCAGGCCCGCCCGGGCGGCGATCTCCCGACGCAGGTAGATGGTGAAGCGACGCCATAGATCCCCGGCGAAGTTGTTCCACAGCACCGCCCCGGCGTAGTCGTACGAGGCCGGATCGAGCGCCGTCCCCAGGGTGGGGTCATCTTCGGCGTGGGAGCCCCCGCAGCGGCAGCGGCCTGAAGCGGGACGGTTGTGGACCGGCCCGAACGAGGGGGCGGTGAGGGTGGCGAAGACCCGCGGGTGATCCCGCACGGTAGCGGGTACGTCCTTGCGTTCGTCGCCGGTGATTCCGGCCCGGATCAGGTGGTAGGTGTCCCCGGCGTAGGTCCAGGCGCAGGCCGGGCAGCGTGAGGCTCGCCGGTTGCCGCAGGCGACCCGCAGCATGCCTCCCGGCTCATTCGCGGTGCTGTACGAGTAGAGGACGCCACCTGTCACGCGGTCGCGGGTGACGGTCTCGCCCCGGAGCCGGATCGGGTGGGAGCAGCCGCCGGTACGGCGGATCTGTTCCTGCCACCGCTCGAAGCCCGGCGAGTTCGCCACCCGCAGCAGATCGGCCAGGGTAATAGGATCGGTGCCCAAAGAGGCCGCAGCACCAGCCACGACCTCCGGAGCGACAGGGAAGACTGTCATGCAGCACCGCCCCGGTACTTGGCGCACTCGCCATTGACGGGGTACCGCTCAGACCGAGCCCGTGCTTCGTCGCTCACTCCGTGCCGGAAGGTGATAAGCGCCGCCACCTCCCAGGCCCTCACAGCGCGCACCACGTTTGGGAACCGTTCGGCCTCCGCCCGCTTGTCCCCTTCGGTGACGTGTCCGTTCATCCAGGCGCGCCGGTAGCCCGAAGCAAGGGCAGCCGTGCGATAGATCGCCTCCAGTCCCATTCGGGATACGCCCTGGTCGATCCAGGCCACGAGCTGGGCGTCGTCCCCGCGCCGATAGGAATAGGTGTCCGGCAGATCCGAGGCATACAGCGCCACGGCCCGCTCAGCATTCGACAGGTCCGTGACCGAGAGGGCCTGTGCCGACGGCAGTAACCGAGCAGGGTGCGAACGGGTCAGCGTCGCAGGCATGATGGAAGCTCCCTTCGAGGGAACCAGGGGCGGCGGATCTTCCTGGCAGTTGAGCGCCGCCCCTGGATGGATTGAGGCGTGCCGGATCTCACCTGTCCAAGCGAGTGGCACAGCTCTATAGTGTTTTAGAGCACCTACCTACGTCAAGGTAGTGTTCTAAAGTGCTCTAGAAGGGAGTGTCGCGCATGGTCGGGAACTCGCCCGCGCTGCCGCCGTATCGGCGCATTGCGGTGGAGATCAAGAACCGGATTGAGCGTGGCGAGTTGCAACCCGGAGATCGCATCCCGTCGGTCCGCGAGATCGTGCGCGATGAAGGAGTCTCGGTAGCTACTGCTACGCGAGTCGCGTCCGTTTTGCGGGCAGAAGGGTACGCAGAGACCATCCCAGGGATTGGAACGGTGGCGCGTATGCCGAGCAAGCTCACGACTGGACCCGACCGACTTCAGTTGCAGCGCACCACGGGCAGCGGCTTTAGGCCCGGCGAACGGGTGGAGATCATCAGCGCTGAGCTAGTCCCTGCGAACGTCGAAGTCGCTGACGCGCTGGAGGTGGAGGAGGGGACCCACGTGGTCCAGCGCCGACGCCGGTACCTCGATGAGGATGGGGTGGTTGCCCTGTCCACATCGTGGCTGCCAGGAGAGCTGGCGGAGGCAGCGCCAGAGCTGATCTCAACAGGCCCCTTGCCGAAGATGACGTTCGGCCTGATCGAAGATCGAACGGGCCGCCGGGCAGTCAAGCGTCGAGACTCGGTGTCGATCGAGGAACTGCCGGAGGACGTTGCGCCGCTTTTGGAGCTTGATCCCGGCACCCCTGTGCTGAGCATGGCGAACCACTACTGGGACCAGCACGGACAGATCACGGAATACGCCCGTGACTACATGGGGCCAGGACGCATCCTCGCAGCGGAGTACGACCTCCAGTAGGCCGCCTCAGCCGCCGGGAGCTTCGCCATCCCACGCCGCTCAGTTACAGGTTTCTCTACCTCATCAAGCCCCGGCTGCGCTCCGCTCCGCCGGGCGCGCTCCCGGCTCCGCCGCGGGCGACGCTCCTGCCTCCGGCCCGCTCCGCCCGCGCTGCGCCGACGCGCGCCCTGG
It contains:
- a CDS encoding acylphosphatase, whose protein sequence is MSEEVRMVAWVRGRVQGVGFRWFTRARALELGSLSGFALNLDDGRVQVVAEGPQDRCDALLEWLRGDDTPGRVDGVTEIWDTPRGGYDGFAVR
- a CDS encoding CAP domain-containing protein, whose protein sequence is MGRHRRSAAGRAATGRATTAGHTDGSTPGERPPLDSPAAGRPTMGTPPVADPGAYAEVRAKSDAYLFGTDEAPEGAPAAAGPVPPPAGPADGFTPGPGPRSAGSRRRRKKKAVTPVRTGLLGVSAAVAIGAIAVTTGAVPGLDNYRLGSGSGGDRVQSADIPSNTPAEQGGTSGSAESEESTTPGPGTAGSGTPSSPSSPSSPSSPSSPAASPSTSSAAPSKTPSKSGTPSESAEPEESRTSARVTKPTPSTEPTRTAGGQVNPAPTRTATREPEKSGAPVTVSREAAAEAEVLRLVNVERAQAGCSPVAANSALADLAGDFSDAMAEQGFFDHTDPSGATPWDRAEKAGISNLGGENIARGQADAQAVMDAWMNSPGHRANILNCDFKTLGVGVHFGSGGPWWTQNFGY
- a CDS encoding GntR family transcriptional regulator, encoding MVGNSPALPPYRRIAVEIKNRIERGELQPGDRIPSVREIVRDEGVSVATATRVASVLRAEGYAETIPGIGTVARMPSKLTTGPDRLQLQRTTGSGFRPGERVEIISAELVPANVEVADALEVEEGTHVVQRRRRYLDEDGVVALSTSWLPGELAEAAPELISTGPLPKMTFGLIEDRTGRRAVKRRDSVSIEELPEDVAPLLELDPGTPVLSMANHYWDQHGQITEYARDYMGPGRILAAEYDLQ
- a CDS encoding tyrosine-type recombinase/integrase, with translation MAGHIQDRWYKTEPGPGGKPVRVKTDRFGVGLRYRARYIGPDGSEKSKSFPDKQKRKAEQWLANIEADMSRGDYVSPDAGKVTFEQYATEWMTTQITDPLTRESVESRLRLHAIPHLGTRPMGSFTPSHLRLWLRALEDRGLSAGYRRGIFAHVSTVFTAAVEDRIIRTNPCNARSVRAPRLEPRKVKPWPAERVMAVRAALPESYQALVNVAAGCGLRQGEAFGLAVEDVDFLGGVMHVVRQVKLLQRHRPVFAPPKGGKERDVPLPESVAFALAAHLKRHPAVKVTLPWKTLDGPPVTASLIFTGSMGLALDRNRFNDRVWRPALRAAGVETGRHNGMHALRHFYASVLLDAGESIKALSEYLGHHDPGFTLRTYTHLMPSSETRTRAAVDRVFQDEEPAGDGPETALGQN
- the repSA gene encoding replication initiator protein RepSA, which encodes MTVFPVAPEVVAGAAASLGTDPITLADLLRVANSPGFERWQEQIRRTGGCSHPIRLRGETVTRDRVTGGVLYSYSTANEPGGMLRVACGNRRASRCPACAWTYAGDTYHLIRAGITGDERKDVPATVRDHPRVFATLTAPSFGPVHNRPASGRCRCGGSHAEDDPTLGTALDPASYDYAGAVLWNNFAGDLWRRFTIYLRREIAARAGLTQTAMREVCRVAFGKVAEFQKRGSVHFHAVVRLDGPDGPDTAPPAWATVALLDDAIKAAAARVSVPVPASGGQPARVLCWGSQVDVQPIGALGQEELTEQAVASYVAKYATKAAETTGTVDRRIGELSELDKLALPAHTRHLIEACWDLNDAYPERLLARWAHMLGFRGHFSTKSRRYSTTLGALRQVRADYRARQERRERGLPEDLDDSEGSTLVLAHWTYAGQGHTPGESWLAASIAREIRFNRETAREALAGLDDWEVCA
- a CDS encoding helix-turn-helix transcriptional regulator, yielding MKRPLPSRFLTPIDVADLLGVPVETVYQWRRKGTGPRGFRVGRHLRFDPEDVRAWVEALMEGAA